A section of the Salmo salar chromosome ssa05, Ssal_v3.1, whole genome shotgun sequence genome encodes:
- the LOC106604912 gene encoding ras-GEF domain-containing family member 1C, whose product MPQTVCPAAGTMFTPSGFSPHLDSTCSEADPVIEDEGGPQEARGPGACLAEGPSITSASLDTLIQHLVPTTDYYPEKAYVFTFLLSARLFISPPELLARLCETCIKQQQLDQSPLDMAKVRKFGPKILQLLTEWTETFPTDFREEKMVGLFKDIIHRIAPCDEAYWKTLNQVLQTLSQKLAAIAQGEECIVKVNASSVSSISDKLVAFKTKSPPIQKEMLSICNDPYTLAQQLTHIELEHLSHIGPEEFVQAFVQKDKLDSTQPCFSEQKKKTTNLEAYVRWFNRLCYLVATEICMPAKKKQRAQVIEFFIDVARECFNIGNFNSLMAIISGMNMSPVSRLKKTWGKAKTAKFFILEHQMDPTGNFYNYRTALRGAAHRSQTANSNREKIVIPFFSLLIKDIYFLNEGCANRLPNGHVHFAKFVELARQVGEFMTWKQMECPFETDRSILHYLHTAPIFSEDGLYLASYESESPENQVEKDRWKALRSNILGKTKELKELREHHGS is encoded by the exons ATGCCCCAGACTGTGTGCCCAGCAGCAGGCACCATGTTCACCCCCAGTGGCTTCAGCCCCCACCTGGACTCCACCTGCTCTGAGGCTGACCCAGTGATCGAGGACGAAGGGGGCCCTCAGGAGGCCCGGGGACCTGGGGCTTGCCTGGCCGAAGGACCCTCCATCACCTCCGCCTCCCTGGACACTCTCATCCAGCATCTTGTGCCCACCACAGACTACTACCCAGAG AAAGCCTATGTGTTTACGTTCCTGCTGAGTGCTCGTCTGTTCATCTCTCCTCCTGAGTTACTGGCCAGACTCTGTGAGACCTGCATCAAACAACAGCAGCTGGACCAGAGTCCACTGGACatg GCTAAAGTGAGGAAGTTTGGTCCCAAGATCCTGCAGCTGCTAACAGAGTGGACAGAGACGTTCCCCACAGACTTCAGAGAGGAGAAGATGGTGGGCCTGTTCAAAGACATTATCCACAGGATAGCACCCTGTGATGAG GCGTACTGGAAGACACTGAATCAGGTCCTGCAAACCCTGAGCCAGAAGCTGGCAGCCATCGCCCAGGGAGAGGAGTGCATCGTCAAAGTGAACGCCTCCTCAGTCTCCTCAATCTCTGACAAGCTGGTGGCCTTCAAGACCAAGTCTCCACCCATCCAGAAGGAAATGCTGTCTATCTGCAACGACCCTTACACActtgcacagcaactcacccatatagaactg GAACATCTGAGTCACATCGGCCCTGAAGAGTTTGTACAAGCCTTTGTTCAGAAAGACAAACTGGATAGCACTCAG CCGTGTTTCAGTGAGCAGAAGAAGAAGACCACTAACTTGGAGGCTTATGTCAGGTGGTTCAACAGGCTGTGCTACCTGGTGGCCACTGAGATCTGCATG CCTGCTAAGAAGAAGCAGAGAGCCCAGGTGATTGAGTTCTTCATCGATGTTGCCAGAGAGTGCTTCAACATCGGCAACTTCAACTCCCTCATGGCCATCATCT CTGGTATGAATATGAGTCCTGTGTCTCGGCTGAAGAAGACCTGGGGGAAAGCCAAGACTGCCAAGTTCTTCATTCTGGAG CATCAGATGGACCCTACTGGAAACTTCTACAACTACAGAACAGCACTGAGGGGAGCTGCCCACAGGTCCCAGACTGCTAATAGCAACAGGGAGAAG ATTGTGATTCCCTTCTTCAGCCTACTGATCAAAGATATCTACTTCCTGAATGAGGGATGTGCCAACCGCTTGCCCAATGGCCATGTCCATTTTGCG aaatttgtggagttggcTCGTCAGGTGGGAGAGTTTATGACGTGGAAACAGATGGAGTGTCCATttgagacagacaggagcatCCTACACTACCTCCACACTGCTCCCATCTTCAGTGAGGACG GACTCTATCTGGCATCCTATGAGAGTGAGAGTCCAGAGAACCAGGTGGAGAAGGACAGATGGAAAGCACTCAG